A single window of Chloracidobacterium thermophilum B DNA harbors:
- a CDS encoding LIC_10190 family membrane protein, which translates to MLFFAFAFGLLALTSYLVGVSVGYVSRALSPAYRLGDYWLAAIWIGLLTLGNALLALSLLMPLTPLSGALLALVLCLPALTTGRVHLRWLEIWQRLRRQPAWIVALAAIAVSNGAFFNRPSFIIDAGVYHIGSIEWLSHYGTVPGLALLNWTLGYGSTWFALAAPFNAGPLAGRAYNVANSVAYALLTLHLLLAGSRIWRRTEQPADWFLLIASGLTWLLAARFLGAIIVSPSPDIPVIFGVIIVAWMFFLTTTPASTQDAGNARLLVWLMALGLAGVKLNALPVVIIGGCFVFAASRQPGYLLRAGLLGSLLLAPGVVARVAMSGYPFFPSRAFGLGLPWQYENPVFTTNAIRVFAQWSGQPVPPGPDYPLRWLPHWLAHERLATGLLLIQLGVLVWGWRHWRQWTPAFRWALVLSTAGTLYVMAAAPSLRFLLGYPVIAISLGLADFVPRLAARWQLGTTRMQWKHTGHVGIFILAGFLTAALTGLSLISSKTECLIQRAIAAGKVSNTPDHAPGWIWPPRVRRIEYLESEPPVADTTVKRQLINGIEVTVPHAICWDLPLPCSPPYHKTGFRLRDPQRGLSGGFVTGPDKP; encoded by the coding sequence ATGCTGTTTTTCGCCTTTGCCTTTGGCCTTCTCGCCCTGACCAGCTACCTCGTCGGGGTCAGCGTCGGGTATGTGTCACGGGCGCTGTCTCCCGCATACCGCCTTGGAGATTACTGGTTGGCCGCCATCTGGATTGGGCTGTTGACTCTTGGCAATGCCTTGCTGGCGCTGTCGTTGCTGATGCCGCTTACGCCTCTTTCCGGGGCGCTGCTGGCACTTGTGCTCTGTCTTCCGGCACTGACGACAGGCCGGGTGCACCTACGGTGGCTGGAAATATGGCAACGGCTTCGGCGACAACCAGCGTGGATTGTGGCCCTGGCAGCCATTGCGGTCAGCAACGGGGCGTTTTTCAATCGTCCCAGTTTCATCATTGATGCCGGCGTTTATCACATCGGGAGCATTGAATGGCTGTCACACTACGGTACGGTTCCCGGCCTGGCCTTGCTCAACTGGACGCTTGGTTACGGTTCGACTTGGTTTGCGCTGGCAGCGCCGTTCAATGCCGGGCCGTTGGCGGGACGCGCCTACAACGTTGCCAACAGCGTTGCTTATGCCCTGCTGACCCTGCATCTCTTACTCGCCGGCAGCCGCATCTGGCGACGGACAGAACAACCTGCCGATTGGTTTTTACTGATAGCCTCCGGGCTGACGTGGCTGTTGGCGGCACGCTTTCTGGGAGCCATCATCGTTTCGCCGTCACCGGATATTCCGGTGATTTTCGGCGTGATCATCGTAGCTTGGATGTTTTTTCTCACGACAACACCGGCATCCACTCAGGACGCCGGCAATGCACGTCTTCTGGTCTGGCTGATGGCGCTTGGTTTGGCCGGTGTCAAACTCAATGCCCTGCCGGTGGTCATCATCGGCGGATGCTTTGTTTTTGCCGCCAGCCGGCAACCTGGATACCTTCTGCGGGCCGGTCTGCTTGGCAGCCTGTTGCTTGCCCCCGGCGTCGTGGCGCGCGTTGCGATGTCCGGCTACCCCTTTTTCCCTTCACGGGCCTTTGGATTGGGATTGCCCTGGCAGTATGAAAACCCGGTCTTTACGACCAATGCCATTCGGGTGTTTGCGCAGTGGTCAGGGCAGCCTGTTCCGCCGGGCCCGGATTACCCGCTCCGGTGGCTTCCGCACTGGCTTGCCCACGAACGGCTGGCAACCGGGCTGCTGCTGATACAGCTTGGCGTTCTTGTTTGGGGCTGGCGACACTGGCGGCAGTGGACACCTGCCTTCCGGTGGGCATTGGTACTGTCAACGGCAGGCACACTCTACGTCATGGCCGCTGCGCCATCACTGCGCTTTCTGCTGGGCTACCCGGTCATTGCCATCAGTCTTGGACTTGCTGACTTCGTTCCGCGCCTTGCCGCGCGCTGGCAGCTTGGTACAACCAGAATGCAGTGGAAACACACGGGGCACGTCGGTATTTTCATCCTCGCTGGCTTCCTGACGGCGGCCCTCACAGGACTATCCCTGATCTCATCCAAGACGGAGTGCCTCATCCAACGGGCTATTGCTGCCGGGAAGGTCTCCAACACACCTGACCACGCGCCCGGATGGATATGGCCGCCGCGTGTCCGCCGCATCGAGTATCTGGAAAGTGAGCCACCGGTGGCTGACACGACGGTGAAGCGGCAACTTATCAACGGCATTGAAGTGACTGTCCCCCACGCCATCTGCTGGGACCTGCCGCTCCCGTGCTCGCCGCCCTACCACAAAACAGGTTTTCGGCTGCGTGACCCACAGCGGGGACTGTCCGGCGGTTTCGTCACAGGGCCGGACAAACCGTGA